From the Nodularia sphaerocarpa UHCC 0038 genome, the window GTGCCAAAAGACAGCGATAAAAAATTGTTGTCACAAATTCAGCAATTGTCCACAACACAACAGATATTTGCTTTACGCCAGTTGCTAAGGCAAGATCAAGAAGAAGAAAAAATAATTTCTACTGAAGAGTACGCCTCAATGAGTATTGGGTGTAAAATGAGTTTTTGGTATCATTTAGCCCAAAATTTAGGCACAACAATTGTTGGCATCCCCGATGACTATATACCTTCTGAAAAAGCAACAGAAGTATTAGAGTTGGTTAATACTACAAATGTTCAAGAAATAGTTAACTTTTTAGAGATGGTGCTGTAATTCTTCTCAATAAATAGATGTGGATAAACTTCAAGTTTGGTTTTAATGATAAATCTTGAATATTATGATGCACATTGCCTAAAAAATAGTGCATCTATTTGTTTTGCTCAACCAATTATAATTGTTGGGATAAACCAAGTGTAATCATGAAATTTGTTGGTGTTTGTCATCACTTTTGTGTTTAAGATAATCTTATGCTTTAGACAGAGGTTTTGCGAGTTTAACAGAATTAAGGTTGAAAAATAAATGCAAAA encodes:
- a CDS encoding orange carotenoid protein N-terminal domain-containing protein, which codes for MTSTNINFLEQAVSKFQTLDRDDQLLVLALIYHEIAYEIPAITSDCVPKDSDKKLLSQIQQLSTTQQIFALRQLLRQDQEEEKIISTEEYASMSIGCKMSFWYHLAQNLGTTIVGIPDDYIPSEKATEVLELVNTTNVQEIVNFLEMVL